The Rhinolophus sinicus isolate RSC01 linkage group LG07, ASM3656204v1, whole genome shotgun sequence genomic interval CCTATGATCTGTGGCTACTTTCCGATTATGACAGCAGAGTCATCACGTCAGAGACTATACGGCCTTCAAAGCTGGAactatttactgtctggccctttatagaaaaagtctGCTGCCCGCCCCCCAGGTTAAAACAATGGACTGGAGCACCGTGGGATCATCAAAGGCCTAACAAGGAAGGTGAGATGCAGGAAGGGAGGACTTACATGAGGCTGAAGAGACCTTCCAAATCTGGTGGGGGTGCTAAGGAGAAGGCTGGCGACAGAGgacgggtggggtgggggggtggcttCCCTCATCCGGATGCCAGGAGAGCCCTGGCACCTCTGAGCCTGGTGCTAGGTACCACTGTGTGGAAAATGTGCCGTGTGACCCTGGTCTTGTCGCCTGCCCTCTTTGACCCTGTTTTCCTCAGCACAGATCACAAACTAGGGGGCCGGCACTGGAGGCCTTGAAGACCCTTGGTGATTCAAAGTCCCCCCTTTCCCTCAGGGCTGGCTGGGGCTGCTTGCCTCACAAGCAAAGAACCAGGGGTgtccctttcccctcctcccaacaCTCACCAGTTTTCTAAGTCACAGGTATCATCTTCTATTTAAGTTTTGCATGTGAGCATTTCGTGTTCAAATTAGCATAAAATGTGCTGCAGTTGTGACTTTGATTTTTCAGTCACATACTGTCATTTACTGAACACTGAGTGTATAACTGGCCCTGCATGGAGTGCTCCCCTGTGTATGCAGTTTTGACATCCAGAGTCCAAATCAGCTGGTTTTGCTTCTGTGTTACGACTTCACTGGGACCTCATGGGGTAGGAGCTTGTGtgcctcccattttacagataaagaaactgagggtcagagaggtgacTGGCCCAAGCCTGTtgcagcagagctgggatctggACCCGGGCCAGCAAGAGCTGGCCCCCTTCATGGCTCAGACTTCCTAGGTTCTGGGGACGGCAGGACAGgacagccctccccaccccctctgggCGCCCTTGCCTGGAAGGATACTGAAAGTGGAGCAAGAGGCTGTCTCCAGGTCGTAGAGGCAGCTGCAGAGCTCACGGGGGTCTGAGGTCAGGCCAGACAGCTGTGGGGAAGTACAGGCCTCAGCAAGGTGCTCCCTCCACCCACAGGGGTCCCAGGGCAGCTTGGCCCCACCTCAGCCTCACCCAGGCAGTGTCGTCGTTTACCACCACCAGCGCAAACTCATGGCTTTTGTCGATCTTGTGTTTTGTCCGCACGAACATCTCAATCATCTTCTGGGAGACGTTGAGGGCATTGGTTTTGGAGCTGGGGAGGGACAGAGAGTGAAGGGGCTCGTTAAGGAGAGGTCTACTGACCTGGGAGGAGTGTTCTCTCACCCGTCTATCATAGGGAACCCCCCTCCAGCCCCACAACAAAACCCTGAGACCCAGGTCACGCTGCAGAGGGAAGCAAATCTGGCCAAGCTGACCATCTCCAGCTCTTGCCCTCTCCAAATGGGTTCCTCTCTGGCCAGCCTCGGTCTCATATCTGACCCTCATGAGGTCCCCACATACCTTCACTCAGTCATGGGTGGTCAGGGGTGCCAGCAAGGGGAAGGCAGGCTTGTCTTAAGCATCTCCCAGAGCCCCTTGGGCCTTCTCCAGgccctgccaccccaccccacagagaCCTAGCTACTCAGGGCAAGGACTTCCAGGTCAGCCAAGCCTGAGTCTGAGTCCTGGCTCTTTTTATTCGCTGTGATGCCTTGGGTAAGTCAGTTGCTTCTCTGAGTTTCCAAGTCATTGTTGTGACATGGGTGGCATATGGAACAGAACCCAATGGGCTACTACTATGCCATTACCAGTTGTTGTTACGCTCTGATACTATCAGGCCCCAGGCCAGACCACTATGGCGTGAGTCTCAGAGAGAAGGCCCTGAGTTTTTCAGGCTGGGCCCCTCCCAGCTGTGGTTACACATTCAAGCCTCAAAATGTCCCTCTCACCCATTGAATGACTCCAACTTTGGCAGTGACATTTCCTCCGACAGGTCCAGGCAGATGATCTGCAATGAAGTTGGAAGGTAGTGAGGACACGGTGACAGGCAGCGCCTGGTGACTGGATGTGAACGCCAGCCCCCACACACTTGGCCTTCTTTAAGCAGACCTGTCTGAAAAGGAGCTAGGATGGCTCCCAATTCCCAGCCAAGCCATCCACTTTGGAAGGCAGTGGCTAAggggaaagagcactggactacGAGTCTAGGTTGATGAGTAACTAAGTCAACCAGAGAACATCTGACACAGAAACAACGAAACAAGGGTACAGTGGGTTGAATTGTGGCCCTCGGAAGATACAGCCTCTTAGAACCTCAGAATCCTGACTTTATTTGGAATTAGGGTCTTTAATGATGTAATTAAGGTAAAGATGTTTGAGATAAGATCATCTGATCTAATGATAAGTGTCCTTATGAGAGACAGTAGAAGAGATACAGAGACAGAGGGGAAGGTCGTgcgaagatggaggcagagattggagtgatacagccacaagccaaggacgCCTGGAGCCACCCGAAatgggaagaggcaggaaggatcctcccctagagcctccggAGAGAATGTGACCCGTTGTTCTGGCTTCTGGTTTCCAGAAGTgtgggagaataaatttctgttgttttaagccacccagtttgcagTACTTTAttgtggcagccccaggaaacccATACAAAAGGACTGTTTGCAGAGCGAATCCCAAAAGACAAGAATGGTAACCCAAGGTTCCCCAAAGCCTCAGAGTTGATTGCTGAATTCCCACTTACCACCTTCTCAGGACAGTTGACCCTTGGTGTCCGCACCTGGACTTCAGGGGCTGGCGGGGGCACCTGCCAGGGCTTGGGGCCAGCTCCCGGAGGGTTGGGGGTCCCATCGTCAGCACTGGCcgcctcaccctcaccctcactgcGGCTGCCCACACTGGCCTGGGCCCCCAGAGCCCGGTCCTCAGCCCCCTCAGGGTTGGAGCGCGTGCGGGGCCTTGGCTCCACTGactgctcctgctcctcctcctcctcatcttcctcctcttcctcttcttcctcagtgGGGCTGCTGGGCTCCACCACCTCCATGGCTCCTGAGTGGCTGAATGAAGCAGGGATGGGAGAAACCAGAATCCTTCCCTTAGGGATTTGAGAAACATTTGATTACCAGGCAGAATAGGGCACAAGCTGCTTACTGACTATAAGAGTCACTCCTCTcagggcctcggtttcctcattggTAGAATGGGTGCCTTtacacttaattatttttttctgtagggCCAATCCCATCCCTGCCTCCTTGGTCAATGAGCATAAGTGGCTACTGTGAATGGCTCAGAGATGGGGACACGATTAAATACAGACCAGTGAGGAGCAGCTCTGAGACTTCCAATAGTGCTATTAGGGGAGAGGGGCTCGTTAGAGTTGCAGAGCTGAAAACATGTAAGTTGAGAGCTTCCAGGAGCCTCTTTAGCCTCCAAGAGGGGAAAGAAAGCCTGCCTGAGTGATACTCACCCAGAAAAAACCAGACAGACTTCTGAGCACTTGAATCCAGCTATGCCTGGAACCAGTCCGATACGCCACTAACTTCCCTTTCTTGCTTAAGCCAGATTGAgttgtgttttctgttacctgaaactgaaaatgttttggtGAATAAAGGAATAACGTCTGGGATTCTTCCCAGTGGGCGCTGGGCTGCCTAAAGGGTGTCTGTACAAGGGAGGGGCGCAGATCTGGGTGTTACAGGACTCTTTGAGGAAAGATAGGACGCCAATGGAACCGCTTGCCTAGCTGGGCAAGGGGTGCGGGCTGCCCGGGATGGTGTCTGAGCGCCTTGCAGCTCCCACAGCCTCTAAGGAAAACAAAGCCTTAGTTGCAGCAAGAGGGATGGAGACTAGAATGCAGGAAAAACCACAGCTGAAGGCGGAAGCTTCAAGGGAGGCGAGGGGCTAGATCTCTGGGGTTACAGGACCTGGGCCTCTAGAGACGAGAGCCGCAGGCTTTCACCACCCAACTCTCTGCTCACCGTAGCCTGAGGTTCGCTCCAACTTGGCTGCCGAATCACTAAGAAGCCGCCATTTTCGCAGCCGGACGTGGTGCAGCGCAGCCGCGACGCCTcttgggaaatgtagttcagCGGGCTGCAGGGAGAGCCGAGCGCTGAACTGGACGAGGCTGGAGAGTCTTGGAAGTTGATAGGCTGGGACTGTGCTAGGAGGTGGGGTTTGGAAGGTGATagaggggagtggggctgagtGGGGATGGATCTGGAATGTGATTGGCTAAAGCAAGATGAGGTAGAGTTTTTATGTTTCTGATGGAATCATACTACTCTGGTCAGCGCTTCTACCGTGTTAGGCTGAGACGAGGCCGAGTGGACTGGGGTTTTCGATAGACTAGGCTCAGAAGGGTGGAGAAGGCCTCGTTTGCAATGTTATAAACTGAGTGGGACAGGATTGGGCGGGATTTAGGGGAAGAAGCGCGTTGATTGGTGATGGGTGGAGCTGACTTGGACCTCAGTGAGGGGTGGGATTTTCCGGACTGAGGTAGGGGTGGCCCAGACCCCAAGGCCCCTCCCAATTACTTAAGTCtccttattttacatatattcgCAAAAATCAAAAATACTAAGTCGCCCCCCAAAATACTAAGCCCAAACTATTTCAAACCTTTTTCATGCACTCTTCTCCCCTTAGCcccataattatttaaaaaccactctgagcctcagtttctttatttgtaagagTTAAGCCTGCCCGCATCTGCTAAGCTCTGATTTAATGACAGCCAGGAGGGGCTGTGTAGGCGAGCCTTGAAGGATGGAGAATTTGCTGGAAAAACAAGAGGGGAAAAGGCACTCCAGGTAGAAGGAACTGGCTGGGCAAAAGTCTGGAGGCTCGGAAGAGCCTTGGAGTGACAGAACTTCTCACAGGTTAATAAGGCTGAAGCAAAGCTAAGAGAGGATTTCAATGCCCCTTCGAACCCCCAAGTCAGAGAAGTACAATTTCCCTCCGTAAGCAGGAAGATTCAGCCTCATAGGGTCTGTCAGTGGGACCTGGAAGATTCCGGTTACTCCAGTCTCTGCACAGTTAATCCAAGTGCAGAAGGAAGGACAGGGTGTTTCAGGCAGAGGTTAGAGCATGGCCAAAGGTCTGGGAGCATGAGAGAATTGAGAACCTTCGGCTGTTCATGGAGGGGGCCATTATGGCTACAGTGGGTGCAAGAGCAGGCATAATTTTTAAGGGCCTTCAATGTCAGGTTGAAGAGCTTGAAATGTTTCCCGAAGACCACAGGGAATAATGGAGAGTATGTGAGCAAGGGAGGGAAATAATAAGATCTCTATCTCTGGGGcctgggtggggaagggagtggaCGAGAGCCCAGAGAGGGGTCTGGGCTGGCATCCAGGTGGGACAATACAGGCTTGGGCTGTGACTGTGGATGGAGACAAGGAAGCCCATTAGAGGTGGATGCAGGAAAAATGGGCAGGATGTAAGCACTATCTAGGCTCTGAGGTATCCAGCATTTATGTAGGAGAAACAGCAGCTAGCAGAGGAAGCAGAGATGGGACTGCCAGAGAGGTAATAGGGAACAAGGAGTGTATGTTATGATTCAGTTCTCCTACGGTGCCTGGCCATGTGCAAATTGCTTGTTAAAACTCCCATGACACTGCAGAAAAATGCTCTCTTTATCCCctaatttacagataaggaaattgaggctcagaggtggAAGAGCTAGGGCCTGAGGTGAGGAGGGATGGACATCTCGGGAGCTGGACACATGTCCCCCCCACTGGGACTAGAGGAGGAAGGCGCTGTCCTTGAGGAGGAAACTACACAATAACAAGTCATGTGACCAGGGGAGGGGGCTTCCTGTTTCCCGGTCCCTCCCAGGCCAGCCTTGGCCAGCCCTGGCCTGAGCAGGCAGTGGCCAGAGTGACCCCGAGAGTGTCCACGGACTCAGGCCTCTGACCAAGATGCTACCAGAGGAACAGAGAAATAGAGCCAGCTGAGGCGACCCAACTCCAGGATCCGGACCTCAGGTTCAGGAGCCCTGGGGAGGAGAGGACATTCTTGAAGTCCTTGTCCTAGGCTCAGATAGGGAAGGGAGGGGACACCAAAGCAGTGAAAGAtaaaggagacagaggagaaaggggaggtcAGGGCGATCTTGAGAGGTAGTGAGCTGTCTGTCAACGGAGGCATTCAAATGTGTTAAATCGACATTGACGACTCAAGATCCCTTCTGAAGGGGGGAAATCAATGTCCATTtcatagaagaggaaattgaggctgtCGTTTGCCCAGGACAACAAAGGCAAGAGCTGAGATCAGGTTGTGGTTTTAGTGGGGAACGAAGGAGGAGGATTCAAAGAACACTGATTTCTGGAGAGCAATGAGTGCCAGAGCCACACGGCCCCGGAGCCGGCGAGGGAGGCATGCTCCACCTGTAAGTGTTCTCCCTCCCTGCCACAGCCAGTTCAGTGGGACcccaggacccagccctgcctggcTCAGAGCTCAGCACAAGTGGTCATTTGCAGGCTGAGCTGGACCCTGTGGCAGAAAGTACAGAGGAGGCCGAGGCAGCTAGTGGAAGCTCTGAGCTGGTCCCTGTGCCATCGCAGGAAAGCTGCAATCCGGAGCTGCTGGGCCCTGAGGAGGAGGAGAGTGAGCAGGGCCTGGGGAGCAGGTAAGGCCCTCTTGGTCTGTTGCCTCTACTCGGCCCTTTCCCACCCATAGCTCTATGTGTTTCCCCCCATCcctgctcacacacacaccagggctCCCCATTGCCCTACTCAGCCTGACTTACAAGACCCTGCATGATGCAGCCCTGACTGTGACACACAGCTGTTGTGTGCCAGCCACCTCAGATGTCTCCATTTCCAGAACCTTCCATTTCTCACCTCTTCACAGAACCGACAAGGAGTCTGATGGGGACTCTAACAGGGGCCTGGCCCCAGCCCCTGAGGGCCCTCATGAGCCTGCAGAAGAAACCCACCAAGCCCCAGAGGCAGCCCCATGGGATGGGGTGACTGTCTCCTCTGGACCTGGAGCCACTGACGTTTTTCAGACTCTCCAGCATGCTCTGAGCTCACTGGAGGCGGCAGCTGCTGCCTGGCGCTGCCAGACCCTGAGCTGTCCTGGGCCAATAGAGGCAGAGGGCAGAACTGAGGGTGGACCAAGGCCCTGTCTGGAGCATGAGGGGGCAGGAGGCTGTCAGCGGGAGGTGGCCTGTCTGGCTGAGAAGAATGCCTGGCTGCGTTTGGCCCTGGGCAATCGCGAGGATGAGCTAGTCAACATGCAGGCTTCCTTGGAGGCCATCCAGACGGAAAAGGAGATGCTGCAAAGAGAGGTGAGTGGGgcagccctgcctcccagggctCCCTGTCTGAGGAAGGAGGCAGCTTGGCATAAGTGATGTTCAATCACTTGTTCATTTGAAAAACGTTTATACAGCATTGACATCTGAGCCCCAACAGACGCAGGTCCCTTGCAATCTTAGTTAAGGTGATCAGGGAGGCCTACGGATGAGGTGACACTTGAATAAGGACCACAAGGAGGTGATAGAGGAGCCATGCAAagatctgggggaagagcattccaggcagagggaacagcatatgcaaaggccctgaggtgggagtgtgATTGGTGTGTTTGAGAAGCAGTGAGGAAACCAgtatgggggtgggtgggaggagatTAGGGCAGGAAGATGACAGGTCAGTTCCTACAAAGCCTTGAGGGCTGTAGGGAGGATTTGAGCTTTTGTGGGGAGTGAGGTGGGAGCTTCAGAGTGCTCTGAGCAGGGGAGGGTGGCGACCTGATGCAGGTGTTCACAGCCAATCCCTGGCTACCATGGGAGGAACAGGGTGCGGGGGTGAGGGTGGAATTACGGAGATTCGGGGGAAGGCACCGGTCCCATTGCCAGATGGTGGAAGttgtggaggtggtgagaagtgggcAGATTCTGGGTGATGTTGAAGGTGGAGCTGGCAGGTGTGGGCACGATGACTAGAGGAGTCCTCAGCATGTGGATGGAATCTAAAGCCATGTGGTTGAGGCCACAGAGGGCAGGCCTTCATCTCCAGGTGGCGAGACTGGGGCTTTGGGAGCCCAGAGCAAGGGATGGGGCCCATTCCCCTACAGAGTAGGGCCCGTTTCCTGGCTGGAAAGAGaagtttgccttttttttcttcttttaatttcacCCCCACTCTCCACTTCTGACAACCTCCAGTCTATTCCTATGAGTtcggtgttttgttttgtgtttagattccacataaagtAAGATAATATAGTAGTTGTCTTTCTGACTTATCTCACTGAGCATAAGGATctaaaggttcatccatgtcgtcataaatggcaggatttcattcctttttaaggctgagtaatattcctttgtatatctacatcttatttatccatttgtctactGACGGACACATGAGTTGGTTcaatgtcttagctattgtaaataatgctgcaatgaacagaggggtgc includes:
- the BABAM1 gene encoding BRISC and BRCA1-A complex member 1 codes for the protein MEVVEPSSPTEEEEEEEEDEEEEEQEQSVEPRPRTRSNPEGAEDRALGAQASVGSRSEGEGEAASADDGTPNPPGAGPKPWQVPPPAPEVQVRTPRVNCPEKVIICLDLSEEMSLPKLESFNGSKTNALNVSQKMIEMFVRTKHKIDKSHEFALVVVNDDTAWLSGLTSDPRELCSCLYDLETASCSTFNLEGLFSLIQQKTELPVTENVQTIPPPYVVRTILVYSRPPCQPQFSLTEPMKKMFQCPYFFFDVVYIHNGAEEKEEEMSWKDMFAFMGSLDTKGTSYKYEVALAGPALELHNCMAKLLAHPLQRPCQSHASYSLLEEDDEATEVEATV